Below is a genomic region from Luteitalea sp..
CAGTGGCTGCGGAGCCCCTGCATATTGGGAGTGCCAGTGCCCCAATTCTCGCCGAGCGAATCGCTGCTCGCGTTCTGGGACACGCCGGGCAGCACGGTTATCAGCGAGACGATGTCCCGGCCTTTCGACATCAGCCCCCCGAGCTGTTCGGTGGTGAGTATCGCATTCTGTCCCGAGGTGTCGGTCTCAACCGAGGCGCCGGTGGCAGCAACCGTGACCGTATCGGTCACGTCTCCGACGGACAACTGCAGATTGCCCAGGGCCAGGCTCTGGCTCGCACTCACGACGAGGTTGGTTTTCGCGAAGCTGGTGAAGCCTTCGGCCTCGACCAGGACGGAGTAGCTGCTCGGAGGGACGTTCGGGAACACAAAGATCCCGGCGTCGTTCGACTCCGTGGTTCTCACGTCGCTGGTTCGCTCGTTCATCAAGGTGATCGAGGCACCGACAATGATGCCCCCGGACGCGTCAACCACGGTTCCGGTAATGCGGCCCGACACTTGCGCCTGAGCCGGACTGCAGATAGCGACCACGCACACGAGCGTGACGAGCGCGCAGCACCAGGGTCTAACGGACATGGCTCCTCCTCCCGTAAGGCCTGCCTGGATCGTCCGGAGAGCGATTGCCCGTGCCGCTCTCGTTGAGCTCGCGAAACAGCTGCATTTCGCGCGCTGCTTCGGACTTCTTGCCCAGCCTCTTGTAAACCCTCATTAACAAATAGTGCGCAGTCTTATCGCGCGGCTGCAGCGCGGCCGCATCCATGAGAACCGGAAGGGCCTCGTCATACCGTCCGAGGTATGTCAGTGCTTGGCCAAGAAGCGTTCGAGCTTCGGATGATGTCGAATCAATCTCCACGGCCCTTTTCAGAGGCGCCAGACTCTGCTCGTGACGATGCAAACTGATCAAGAGCCGAGCGAGATAGAGAAACGGAGTGGCTCTCTTCAGGTGTTGCTGCTCGGCGAGCTCAATGGCCTGGTGGTATGTGCGAATGGCCTCTTCCTCTTTCCCGCGCTGCTCTTTGGCCACGCCGAGAAGGATGTAGGCATCCAGGTAGTCAGGTCTGAGGTTGATAACGTCCCGTAAAATGGTTTCGGCCCGGTCATACCGTCGATCGCTCAGTTGGTGGAGTCCGAGGTAGTAACGGGCCATGAAATCGCGTGGGGCCAGTTCGACTGCAGCCTCAAAATAGGGCCCGGCGAGATCTCGCCTCCCCA
It encodes:
- a CDS encoding tetratricopeptide repeat protein codes for the protein MSKTLQGRRRVLPAVLGLVALMYSPKAALAQVAAGSIVESVVDPQGVRSSSVNRHDPTRLTLPRLIDLGRLDDAREKLREQFAIQGELPRLLFFEAMILYKERQYLQSIQRLARSLTLSDGDPDVYKLAGLNLVSLGRRDLAGPYFEAAVELAPRDFMARYYLGLHQLSDRRYDRAETILRDVINLRPDYLDAYILLGVAKEQRGKEEEAIRTYHQAIELAEQQHLKRATPFLYLARLLISLHRHEQSLAPLKRAVEIDSTSSEARTLLGQALTYLGRYDEALPVLMDAAALQPRDKTAHYLLMRVYKRLGKKSEAAREMQLFRELNESGTGNRSPDDPGRPYGRRSHVR